From the Lolium rigidum isolate FL_2022 chromosome 2, APGP_CSIRO_Lrig_0.1, whole genome shotgun sequence genome, one window contains:
- the LOC124692027 gene encoding allene oxide synthase 4-like: protein MTSKKASSSGADEAETKLSPSGFPVKEVPGSYGVPFFSPLKDRLQYYYLQGAEEYFRSRIASNGGATVLRVNMPPGPFITRDSGVVALLDARSFAVLLDDAKVDKTDTLDGTYVPSLKLFGGYRPLAFLDAADPRHAAIKGVVMRLAVARMHQVAPTFKISFGAMFDAVDAGIGSGPVQFNKLNEVHMFDFTCSALFGGKTPSEAMGDGAVTKAIKWLLLQLHPIASKVIKPWPIEDLLLHTFRLPAFLVSGDYAALTAYFAEAAAAVLDDAELAKTGISREELLHNLVFMALFNAYGGFKIFLPHVVKWLARAGPALHASLAEEVRAACPEGGEITVSAVDRMPLVKSVVWEALRMNPPVEFQYGRARQDLVVESHDAAYQVRKGEMLFGYQPMATRDERVFKDAGEFVPERFVDGGEQGKLLGNVVWSNGPEDGVAAEGNKQCPGKDMVVAVGRLMVAQLFRRYDTFAATVEDLPLEPIVTFTSLTKAAPLTE from the coding sequence ATGACGTCCAAGAAGGCAAGCAGCTCCGGCGCCGATGAAGCGGAGACGAAGCTGTCGCCGTCGGGGTTCCCCGTGAAGGAGGTCCCTGGCAGCTACGGCGTACCCTTCTTCTCGCCGTTGAAGGACCGGCTGCAGTACTACTACTTGCAGGGTGCGGAGGAGTACTTCCGGTCCCGCATCGCCAGcaacggcggcgccaccgtgctgcGCGTGAACATGCCCCCCGGCCCGTTCATCACGCGCGACTCCGGGGTGGTGGCCCTCCTGGACGCGCGCAGCTTCGCCGTGCTCCTCGACGACGCCAAGGTCGACAAGACCGACACACTGGACGGCACCTACGTGCCCTCCCTCAAACTCTTCGGCGGCTACCGCCCGCTGGCATTCCTCGAcgccgccgacccgcgccacgcgGCGATCAAGGGCGTCGTGATGCGCCTCGCCGTGGCGCGGATGCACCAGGTCGCGCCGACGTTCAAGATCTCCTTCGGCGCCATGTTCGACGCCGTGGACGCCGGCATAGGCTCCGGCCCCGTCCAGTTCAACAAGCTGAACGAGGTTCACATGTTCGACTTCACCTGCTCCGCGCTGTTCGGCGGCAAGACGCCGAGCGAGGCGATGGGCGACGGCGCCGTGACGAAGGCCATTAAGTGGCTCCTGCTGCAGCTGCACCCGATCGCCAGCAAGGTGATCAAGCCGTGGCCTATCGAGGACCTCCTGCTCCACACCTTCCGCCTGCCGGCCTTCCTCGTCAGCGGCGACTACGCCGCGCTCACGGCGTACTtcgcggaggccgccgccgccgtgttgGACGACGCCGAGCTGGCAAAGACCGGCATCTCGCGCGAGGAGCTCCTCCACAACCTGGTATTCATGGCCCTGTTCAACGCCTACGGCGGGTTCAAGATCTTCCTACCGCACGTGGTCAAGTGGCTGGCCCGCGCCGGGCCTGCCCTGCACGCCAGTCTGGCCGAGGAGGTCCGCGCCGCGTGCCCCGAGGGCGGCGAGATCACGGTGTCGGCCGTGGACAGGATGCCGCTGGTGAAGTCGGTGGTGTGGGAGGCGCTGCGCATGAACCCGCCGGTGGAGTTCCAGTACGGGCGCGCGCGGCAGGACCTGGTCGTCGAGAGCCACGACGCAGCGTACCAGGTGCGCAAGGGCGAGATGCTGTTCGGGTACCAGCCCATGGCGACGCGCGACGAGCGCGTGTTCAAGGACGCCGGCGAGTTCGTCCCGGAGCGGTTCGTGGACGGCGGCGAGCAGGGGAAGCTGCTGGGGAACGTGGTGTGGTCGAACGGGCCggaggacggcgtggcggcggaggggaacAAGCAGTGCCCCGGGAAGGacatggtggtggcggtggggaGGCTGATGGTGGCGCAGCTGTTCCGGCGGTACGACACGTTCGCCGCCACCGTGGAGGACCTGCCGCTGGAGCCGATTGTCACGTTCACTTCGCTCACCAAGGCGGCGCCATTGACGGAGTAA